The following nucleotide sequence is from Phycisphaerae bacterium.
CCAGCCTTTACGAGACGAAGGCCGTCGGCGGCCCGCCCGGCCAGCCCGACTTCATCAACGCCGCCGCGCATCTGCGGACTACGCTGTCCGCCGAGCGGTTGATGGCCGTCTGCCTGAGCATCGAATCTTCGCTCGGCCGGCGCCGCGGCGTGCCCTGGGGACCGCGGACGATCGATCTGGATATCCTGCTCTTCGATGATGAAATACGTTCGACGTCGGACCTGACGATCCCTCATCCCTTGATGCACGAGCGCCGCTTCGTCCTCGATCCGCTCGCCGAAATCGCCCCGGATGTCGTGCACCCGGCGCTGGAGGAGACGATGACGCGACTTCGGGACGCACTGCCAACTGGCTGATCCAGTACCCACATTGGTGCGAGCAACCCTTCTACGATTCGTCGAACATCAGCAGATAGTCGAACTCCCGCGTCGGTGCGCCCAATTGCCGGACCATGTTCAGCGCCTGCGCCCGGTGGTGTGTCGCGTGACCGCAGAGTTGCACGAGGCTGACACCCAGCGGGAAGTCTAGCGTCAAATCGGGACGGGGCTTGACCGTGACCGGCCGCGGCAAGTCGGCTTCCGACAGTCTGTTCACGAAGCGATCCCGCGCCGCCCAGGCCGTCTCGAAGCGCTGCGACAGATCGGCGAGCGCGATCGAATCGTCGGCCGGCGGGAACTCCCCGGCCGGCCCTTTCGTCCAATTCGTGTGCCACCATTCCTCGGCGATCACCAGATGGCTCAGCGTCTTGCGGAGCGTTCCCAGCCCCATCTC
It contains:
- the folK gene encoding 2-amino-4-hydroxy-6-hydroxymethyldihydropteridine diphosphokinase, whose amino-acid sequence is MVKRAARQHDVYIGLGSNLGLREKNIAAALNALQTTKEIEVVKVSSLYETKAVGGPPGQPDFINAAAHLRTTLSAERLMAVCLSIESSLGRRRGVPWGPRTIDLDILLFDDEIRSTSDLTIPHPLMHERRFVLDPLAEIAPDVVHPALEETMTRLRDALPTG